One window from the genome of Maridesulfovibrio ferrireducens encodes:
- the hemC gene encoding hydroxymethylbilane synthase, which produces MRKITIATRGSKLALWQANHISDLLRNEYPGIEVQLLKIKTKGDIILDVPLAKVGGKGLFVKEIEEALLAKKADLAVHSMKDVPTELPEGLEVGIIPPREAETDSLLSVKYDSLKDLPVGAVVGTSSLRRQSQLLTLRSDLKIESLRGNLDTRVGKLLAGKFDAIVVATAGMNRLNLTAPKSEILGPPQFLPAVAQGALGIEYRIEDTEIQDILGFLHHEETARQVRAERGFLTGLDGGCQVPIAAWSVREGDNIKLTGFVADIDGSSPIRLQRTGPADEAWDLGMSLADDVLAAGAKEILDRVYDKCKA; this is translated from the coding sequence ATGAGAAAAATCACCATCGCGACCCGCGGAAGCAAACTTGCTCTCTGGCAGGCCAATCATATTTCAGACCTCCTTCGTAACGAATATCCCGGTATCGAAGTTCAGTTGCTCAAGATAAAAACCAAGGGCGATATAATTCTGGACGTTCCACTTGCAAAAGTCGGTGGCAAGGGTTTGTTTGTAAAGGAAATCGAAGAAGCTCTGCTCGCTAAAAAAGCCGATCTTGCAGTACACAGCATGAAAGACGTGCCGACAGAACTGCCTGAAGGACTTGAAGTCGGGATCATCCCGCCTAGAGAAGCTGAAACTGATTCCCTGCTCTCCGTAAAATATGATTCGCTTAAAGACCTGCCGGTTGGCGCAGTTGTAGGAACAAGTTCCCTGCGCAGACAGTCACAGCTCCTCACCCTGCGTAGCGACCTCAAGATTGAATCACTGCGCGGCAATCTTGATACCCGTGTAGGCAAACTTCTGGCCGGCAAATTTGACGCCATTGTTGTTGCCACAGCAGGTATGAACAGACTGAATCTCACAGCCCCTAAGAGTGAAATACTCGGTCCTCCACAGTTCCTACCGGCTGTGGCTCAGGGTGCACTCGGAATCGAATACAGAATCGAGGACACGGAAATTCAGGACATTCTCGGATTCCTTCACCACGAAGAAACTGCGCGGCAGGTTCGTGCTGAACGCGGTTTCCTGACCGGCCTTGACGGCGGTTGTCAGGTTCCCATCGCAGCATGGTCTGTACGCGAAGGTGACAATATTAAACTGACTGGATTTGTAGCGGATATCGACGGAAGCAGTCCTATCAGGCTCCAAAGAACCGGCCCCGCAGATGAAGCTTGGGATCTTGGAATGAGCCTTGCTGATGACGTTCTTGCTGCCGGAGCCAAAGAAATTCTTGATCGCGTCTATGACAAATGCAAAGCCTGA
- the holA gene encoding DNA polymerase III subunit delta translates to MSRPGYIFLTCPDAELLHNRITEILESNNASDFEKKVYWADDELPSQFWDDLTLQTLFGSSKAIILRRAHTLKVATWKTLDKALSSLSDSSFLFLCLEGKWDKKGAPVPAVLKKRNCWKYAEKQKWFWNSAGLDEKSITGFVNKWSAQNSIIMDNAVKHALTKALPKDARAAKLELDKLELAAGPEKKLLMDHLSLIAFSEEMNFFEFMSSMSQGGDPVEIWRRVLTNHMEKDSMIFMLTASLTREARALWMMLHGEDSSVRLPPFVKKQKAALAQRIGAARIAKIFDIVMEAEIGIKTGNRRPDQALELLVAALTNLFAIQPSNRRR, encoded by the coding sequence ATGTCCAGACCGGGATACATTTTTCTCACCTGCCCTGATGCAGAGCTGCTCCATAACCGCATTACCGAAATTCTTGAAAGTAACAATGCTTCTGATTTTGAAAAAAAAGTATACTGGGCGGACGACGAACTACCATCCCAATTCTGGGACGACCTCACTCTCCAGACCCTTTTCGGTTCCAGCAAAGCTATCATCTTAAGACGTGCTCACACTCTTAAAGTTGCTACATGGAAAACTCTCGACAAAGCTCTGTCATCTCTTTCAGATTCTTCTTTTCTATTCTTATGCCTTGAAGGCAAATGGGATAAAAAAGGCGCTCCTGTCCCTGCTGTCCTGAAAAAACGCAACTGCTGGAAATATGCTGAAAAGCAAAAATGGTTCTGGAACTCCGCAGGGCTTGATGAAAAATCCATTACAGGATTCGTTAATAAATGGTCTGCGCAAAATTCCATAATAATGGATAATGCGGTCAAACACGCCCTGACTAAAGCTTTACCCAAAGACGCACGAGCAGCGAAGCTCGAACTTGATAAGCTGGAACTTGCTGCCGGACCTGAGAAAAAACTACTCATGGATCACTTGAGTCTGATAGCTTTTTCCGAAGAGATGAATTTTTTCGAGTTTATGAGTTCCATGTCACAGGGCGGCGACCCTGTAGAAATATGGAGACGTGTTCTGACAAATCACATGGAAAAAGATTCCATGATCTTTATGCTTACAGCATCTCTTACCCGTGAAGCCAGAGCCTTATGGATGATGCTCCACGGAGAGGACTCCTCTGTGAGACTGCCTCCCTTTGTTAAAAAGCAAAAAGCAGCGCTCGCTCAGCGCATAGGTGCGGCCCGCATCGCAAAAATTTTCGACATCGTTATGGAAGCTGAAATAGGAATTAAAACAGGAAACCGCAGACCTGATCAGGCTCTCGAACTTCTTGTAGCCGCGCTCACAAATCTTTTTGCAATACAGCCTTCAAATCGGCGAAGATAA
- the selD gene encoding selenide, water dikinase SelD, which translates to MSAWELVKTVKSAGUAAKIAPGDLEQVLEGLAVEDERLLTGLGGNEDSAIVSFPAGKALVQTVDFFTPVVNNPYWFGQIAAANSLSDVYAMGGEPWTVMNIVCYPMKKMGGEILREILKGGMDKTREAGAVLAGGHSVEDDEMKYGLSVTGFVDPDRFASNKGLREGDQLLLTKPLGTGVLATALKADWDGAERFEKDVYKWASRLNIAGGRVIRELGLKGATDITGFGLGGHVLEMADASGVAVELWLDKVPFMDDVIDLASMGLIPAGSFANRNFCSSQVETAASADLIKTDLVFDAQTSGGLILAVPAAQLQQAKDMLLEAGDLAEHVGQVVSFDKKRGRLRIG; encoded by the coding sequence ATGTCCGCTTGGGAACTGGTCAAGACTGTCAAATCCGCGGGTTGAGCCGCCAAGATTGCTCCGGGGGACCTGGAGCAGGTGCTTGAAGGGTTGGCTGTGGAAGACGAGCGTCTGCTGACCGGACTGGGGGGGAATGAGGATTCCGCCATAGTGTCTTTTCCTGCGGGCAAAGCTCTTGTTCAGACCGTGGATTTTTTTACACCTGTTGTAAATAATCCGTATTGGTTCGGGCAGATTGCTGCGGCTAACTCTCTTTCTGATGTTTACGCAATGGGCGGTGAGCCTTGGACTGTGATGAACATCGTCTGTTATCCCATGAAAAAAATGGGTGGCGAGATTCTGCGCGAAATTCTCAAAGGCGGCATGGATAAAACCCGTGAGGCCGGAGCTGTTCTCGCAGGCGGTCACAGTGTTGAAGATGACGAAATGAAATACGGTCTTTCCGTCACAGGTTTTGTCGATCCAGATCGGTTTGCTTCGAACAAAGGTTTGCGTGAAGGCGATCAGCTGCTCTTGACCAAGCCTCTTGGAACAGGCGTACTCGCGACGGCCTTAAAGGCCGATTGGGACGGCGCTGAACGTTTTGAAAAGGATGTTTATAAGTGGGCATCCCGTCTTAATATTGCGGGTGGACGGGTAATTCGTGAACTTGGCCTTAAAGGGGCTACTGACATTACAGGATTCGGTCTGGGCGGTCATGTTCTTGAAATGGCAGATGCTTCAGGCGTGGCCGTTGAGTTGTGGCTGGATAAGGTTCCATTCATGGATGATGTTATTGATCTTGCATCCATGGGCTTGATTCCGGCCGGCAGTTTTGCCAATCGCAATTTTTGCAGTTCACAGGTGGAAACTGCGGCAAGCGCGGATCTGATTAAGACTGATCTTGTTTTTGATGCTCAGACATCGGGCGGATTAATTTTAGCTGTTCCTGCTGCTCAACTACAGCAGGCTAAGGATATGCTGCTTGAAGCTGGAGACTTAGCCGAGCATGTGGGGCAGGTTGTTTCATTCGATAAGAAGCGAGGGCGCCTCAGAATCGGATAA
- a CDS encoding zinc ribbon domain-containing protein: MPIYEYKCADCGKEFEELVFNRDECPPCPECKSEKTGKLISACKFKNGGASDSRDTGESAPSSSSSGSSCAGCSGGNCSTCG, from the coding sequence ATGCCAATATACGAATATAAATGCGCGGACTGCGGAAAAGAGTTTGAAGAGCTTGTCTTCAACCGCGACGAATGTCCTCCCTGCCCCGAATGTAAATCAGAAAAAACCGGAAAGCTTATTTCAGCCTGCAAGTTCAAAAACGGCGGAGCTTCGGACTCAAGAGATACGGGAGAATCTGCTCCATCTTCGTCCTCATCAGGCAGCAGCTGTGCAGGATGCTCCGGTGGCAACTGCTCCACTTGCGGTTAA
- a CDS encoding acylphosphatase: protein MIRSYHCVVTGKVQGVFFRSWVNDQAVALHLGGWTRNLDDGPIEVLLQGRESDIAEMRTRLLVGPPLSQVTDLKCNWIDYDTKHDSFEIR, encoded by the coding sequence ATGATTAGAAGTTATCATTGTGTTGTTACCGGTAAGGTTCAAGGCGTTTTCTTTCGTTCATGGGTTAATGATCAGGCGGTAGCACTGCACTTAGGCGGATGGACTCGCAATTTAGATGATGGGCCAATTGAAGTTCTGCTTCAAGGCCGTGAATCCGATATTGCAGAAATGAGAACAAGGCTTCTTGTCGGCCCTCCTTTGTCACAGGTTACAGACCTTAAATGCAATTGGATCGACTATGACACAAAGCATGATTCATTTGAAATCAGGTAA
- the lptE gene encoding LPS assembly lipoprotein LptE, with protein MIAINTVKRLLLLLCLVFFVSGCGYHNSASEPNRLPEAFREVAIAEVTNPTLERWLEPKIRSGLRDEITRRGQLTWVEKSKAEALFNIRIVKFSNGSRVLGDKDKTLKYNATLRVQMKVVDAADGHLIWNSGNVEVTESYYTGQEEATDELIVRLLIRRLVDRMNQAY; from the coding sequence ATGATCGCCATTAACACCGTAAAACGACTCTTATTACTTCTATGTCTCGTTTTCTTCGTCAGCGGATGCGGTTATCATAATTCTGCGAGCGAACCTAATAGACTGCCTGAAGCGTTCAGGGAAGTTGCTATTGCCGAAGTTACCAACCCCACTCTTGAACGCTGGCTTGAACCTAAAATAAGATCCGGCCTCAGAGATGAAATCACACGCCGTGGACAGCTCACATGGGTTGAAAAATCAAAAGCAGAAGCCCTTTTCAACATTAGAATTGTAAAATTTTCAAATGGCAGCCGCGTGCTCGGTGACAAAGACAAAACTCTAAAATACAATGCGACCCTCAGAGTTCAAATGAAAGTAGTTGATGCCGCTGACGGCCATCTCATCTGGAATTCCGGAAATGTTGAGGTTACAGAATCTTACTACACCGGACAGGAAGAGGCTACTGACGAGCTGATCGTAAGGCTTCTGATCCGCAGACTTGTCGACCGCATGAATCAGGCTTACTAA
- the radC gene encoding DNA repair protein RadC, whose product MNDKPHYHGHRQRLKERLCVNSQNLADYEILELMLGQVLPRQDTKPIAKELLSEFETLGGVFKASNERLKNIKGVGPGVLTFFTLLREFWARMAEEPMFVQSALSSPDTVSKAAMARIGNLAIEQFWVALVNNGNKVICWEKLTEGTVDKTAVFPREIVALALRNNASGVILAHNHPGGDPSPSPEDLARTMEIASACRELEIRLLDHVIVTADRFYSFMESGRL is encoded by the coding sequence ATGAATGACAAACCGCACTACCATGGACACCGTCAAAGGCTTAAAGAGCGGCTTTGCGTTAATTCACAAAATCTGGCGGACTATGAGATTTTAGAACTTATGCTCGGTCAGGTGCTTCCAAGGCAGGACACAAAACCTATAGCCAAAGAGTTACTTTCAGAATTCGAAACTCTGGGCGGGGTTTTCAAAGCTTCGAATGAAAGACTTAAAAACATCAAAGGTGTCGGCCCCGGAGTTTTAACTTTTTTTACACTTCTTCGTGAATTCTGGGCAAGAATGGCCGAAGAACCCATGTTTGTTCAAAGTGCACTTTCATCGCCGGACACGGTTTCAAAGGCAGCGATGGCCAGAATTGGAAATTTAGCGATTGAACAATTTTGGGTAGCACTGGTCAACAATGGCAATAAAGTGATATGCTGGGAAAAGCTTACGGAAGGAACAGTTGATAAAACTGCTGTCTTTCCCCGCGAGATAGTTGCTCTGGCACTCAGAAACAACGCGAGCGGAGTTATCCTGGCCCATAATCATCCCGGAGGAGACCCTTCCCCGTCTCCTGAAGACCTTGCAAGAACTATGGAAATTGCATCGGCTTGCCGGGAACTTGAAATACGTCTGCTTGATCATGTTATTGTCACCGCAGACAGATTTTACAGTTTTATGGAATCAGGACGATTGTAA
- the cobT gene encoding nicotinate-nucleotide--dimethylbenzimidazole phosphoribosyltransferase, which translates to MKNYFRTDLEAVISKVAAVDPALEKSARAHLDNLTKPIGSLGRLEDLAVKMYMASGGNPPKSDPARIYAIAGDHGVNAENVSFFSQEVTRQMVENFLRGGAGINVLATTSGVELVVVDAGCMGGTFPEHPRLIQRKINCGTANISKGPAMTEADCLKAVFLGIDLADQAHREGIKTLGTGEMGVSNTTPSTALYCAFFGLDPKSVTGPGGGIDAEGVIRKTGVIHRALSANKAVIEAGDSLSILAALGGYEIAALAGLIIGGAKNRQMVCIDGFISTAAYAVACKLCPAVGGYSVLSHASAEPGYAGVVKALGRKPLLHLDMRLGEGSGAALSMFMLRAAANIYNDMATFDDAGVDSGN; encoded by the coding sequence ATGAAAAATTATTTCAGAACAGACTTAGAAGCGGTAATTTCAAAAGTCGCAGCAGTTGATCCTGCGCTTGAGAAATCTGCGCGCGCTCATCTGGATAATTTGACTAAACCGATAGGCAGTCTTGGTCGACTTGAAGACCTTGCGGTCAAGATGTATATGGCTTCCGGCGGTAATCCACCAAAGTCTGATCCGGCGCGTATATATGCAATTGCCGGAGATCATGGTGTTAATGCCGAAAATGTGAGTTTTTTTTCGCAGGAAGTAACCCGTCAGATGGTAGAAAATTTTCTTCGAGGCGGAGCTGGAATTAACGTGCTTGCAACGACTTCCGGCGTAGAGCTTGTTGTGGTTGATGCCGGATGTATGGGCGGAACTTTTCCAGAGCATCCCCGTTTGATTCAGCGCAAAATCAATTGCGGAACAGCAAATATTTCTAAAGGCCCGGCCATGACTGAGGCTGATTGCTTAAAGGCTGTGTTCCTTGGTATTGATCTGGCGGATCAGGCTCATCGTGAAGGTATAAAGACTCTTGGAACCGGTGAGATGGGCGTTTCAAATACTACACCTTCCACGGCGCTTTATTGCGCTTTTTTCGGACTTGATCCAAAATCTGTGACGGGCCCCGGTGGCGGAATAGATGCCGAGGGCGTAATCAGGAAAACCGGAGTAATACATCGCGCGCTGTCGGCGAATAAAGCTGTTATTGAAGCTGGTGATTCTCTTTCTATTCTGGCAGCCTTGGGCGGGTATGAGATTGCCGCTCTTGCAGGGCTTATTATCGGCGGCGCAAAGAACAGGCAGATGGTTTGTATTGACGGTTTTATTTCAACAGCTGCGTATGCTGTCGCGTGTAAGCTTTGTCCCGCTGTCGGGGGATATTCTGTTTTGAGTCATGCGTCCGCAGAACCCGGTTATGCTGGAGTAGTAAAAGCTCTTGGCAGAAAGCCTTTATTGCACCTTGATATGCGCTTAGGTGAAGGTTCAGGAGCCGCACTGAGCATGTTTATGCTTCGGGCGGCGGCTAATATTTATAATGATATGGCTACATTTGATGATGCCGGAGTTGATTCCGGTAACTAA
- the lon gene encoding endopeptidase La, which yields MKKKKSPIKPLKLRKKDKAGSIKNIKAMKISDAGNNQGLNKPPVSPLNVLHDAADLLDDTGNISENVHTNIPTTLPVLAVRDIVVFNYMILPLFVGREKSVNAVEAAMTGDRYVLILTQEDESIEAPEHDDLYTTGTVCMIMRMLKMPDGRLKVLVQGVSRAKVKRFIGSEPFHIAEIETISEAEAGDVSSEQEALVRSSREQSEKILSLRGISSTDIMSVLNNVNEPGRLADLIASNLRMKVPVAQSILECEEPVARLTLVNTQLTQEVEVASMQNKIQNRAKEGMDKAQRDFYLREQLKAIKGELGESADEAEEMDEIRKAIKKAKMPKDVRVEAEKQLRRLEAMHPDASEATVIRSYLDWMTEIPWKKQSRDRLDIKEAKRILDEDHYDLEKVKERILEYLSVRKLNPAMKGPILCFVGPPGVGKTSLGRSIARSLQRKFHRMSLGGMRDEAEIRGHRRTYIGSMPGRIIQGMKQCGTRNPVVMLDEIDKLGSDFRGDPSSALLEVLDPEQNFSFTDHYLNVPYDLSKAMFICTANVLDSIPRPLLDRMEVIRLPGYTEHEKVKIARRYLLSRQAKENGLGEDELVMDDEVLAKIIKEYTREAGLRNLEREVGSVCRKLARKKAEGEEGPFEVTTDNLEKLLGIPRYLEDEREHILPPGVAVGLAWTPVGGTTLHIEVSAMPGKGKLLLTGQLGDVMKESAQAAVSFARRHADEYGISPKFHEEQDLHIHVPDGATPKDGPSAGVTLVTALLSALTSSPVNPELAMTGEISLRGRVLPVGGIKEKILAAVSLGMKRVLIPSQNVKDLEDIPDELRSMIEITPIERIEEVWPIAKMK from the coding sequence TTGAAAAAAAAGAAATCCCCGATCAAACCTCTCAAGCTGCGTAAAAAAGACAAAGCTGGTTCAATAAAAAATATTAAAGCGATGAAAATCTCTGATGCCGGAAACAATCAGGGACTGAATAAACCGCCTGTTTCTCCCCTGAATGTTCTTCATGACGCAGCTGATCTGCTGGACGATACAGGGAATATTTCTGAAAATGTACATACGAACATTCCTACAACTCTTCCAGTTTTGGCGGTACGCGATATAGTTGTATTCAACTACATGATTCTGCCTCTGTTTGTAGGCCGTGAAAAGTCCGTCAATGCCGTTGAAGCTGCAATGACCGGAGACCGCTATGTACTGATCCTCACGCAGGAAGATGAAAGCATCGAAGCGCCTGAACATGACGATCTTTATACAACCGGAACAGTCTGTATGATTATGCGCATGCTCAAAATGCCTGACGGCAGACTGAAAGTACTGGTACAAGGCGTATCAAGAGCTAAAGTAAAAAGATTTATCGGTTCCGAACCGTTCCATATTGCTGAAATAGAGACCATATCCGAAGCAGAAGCGGGAGATGTTTCCTCCGAACAGGAAGCACTGGTCAGATCTTCACGCGAGCAAAGTGAAAAGATTCTCTCACTGAGAGGCATTTCTTCCACCGACATTATGAGCGTGCTCAATAATGTTAATGAACCGGGGAGACTCGCCGACCTCATCGCCTCCAATCTTAGAATGAAGGTTCCTGTTGCGCAATCCATCCTCGAGTGCGAAGAACCTGTCGCGCGCCTCACACTGGTCAACACACAACTTACTCAAGAAGTTGAAGTTGCCTCCATGCAGAACAAGATTCAGAACAGAGCCAAAGAAGGCATGGATAAAGCTCAGCGCGATTTTTATCTGCGTGAACAGCTCAAGGCCATCAAGGGCGAGCTTGGAGAATCTGCTGACGAAGCAGAGGAAATGGACGAAATCAGAAAGGCAATTAAAAAAGCTAAAATGCCTAAAGATGTGCGGGTTGAAGCAGAAAAACAGCTCCGCCGTCTCGAAGCCATGCACCCTGATGCATCCGAAGCCACCGTTATCAGGTCTTATCTTGACTGGATGACTGAAATACCTTGGAAAAAACAGTCACGTGACCGCCTCGACATCAAAGAAGCCAAACGAATTTTAGATGAAGATCATTACGATCTCGAAAAAGTAAAAGAACGTATCCTTGAATATTTGAGTGTCCGCAAATTAAACCCTGCGATGAAGGGGCCTATCCTTTGTTTCGTAGGCCCTCCCGGTGTCGGTAAAACGTCACTTGGAAGATCAATTGCGCGCAGTCTGCAACGGAAATTCCACCGTATGTCCCTCGGCGGAATGCGCGACGAAGCTGAAATTCGCGGTCATCGCAGAACCTACATAGGTTCCATGCCCGGACGTATCATTCAGGGAATGAAACAATGCGGAACCCGCAATCCGGTTGTAATGCTGGATGAGATTGATAAACTCGGTTCAGATTTCCGAGGCGATCCTTCTTCCGCTCTGCTGGAAGTTCTCGATCCTGAACAGAATTTTTCTTTCACTGATCATTACTTAAACGTTCCTTATGATCTCTCGAAGGCAATGTTCATTTGTACTGCAAATGTTCTGGACTCTATCCCCCGTCCTCTTTTGGACCGCATGGAAGTTATCAGGCTTCCCGGATACACTGAACACGAAAAGGTCAAAATCGCCCGTCGTTATCTTCTTTCCCGTCAGGCAAAGGAAAACGGACTCGGTGAAGATGAACTTGTTATGGACGATGAAGTTTTAGCTAAGATTATTAAAGAATACACCCGCGAAGCAGGTCTTAGAAATCTTGAGCGCGAAGTAGGCAGTGTCTGCCGTAAACTGGCCCGCAAGAAAGCCGAAGGCGAAGAAGGCCCGTTTGAAGTGACTACAGATAATCTTGAGAAATTATTGGGAATCCCCAGATACCTTGAAGATGAAAGAGAACACATACTGCCTCCGGGCGTAGCAGTCGGTCTTGCATGGACTCCAGTGGGCGGAACAACTCTGCACATTGAAGTTTCAGCCATGCCCGGTAAGGGTAAGCTGCTCCTGACCGGACAGCTTGGCGATGTAATGAAAGAATCTGCGCAAGCCGCGGTTTCCTTTGCCCGTCGCCATGCGGACGAATATGGTATCAGCCCTAAGTTCCACGAAGAGCAGGATCTCCATATTCACGTTCCTGACGGCGCAACTCCGAAAGACGGACCTTCTGCCGGTGTTACACTGGTAACGGCGCTTCTTTCCGCGCTCACAAGCAGTCCGGTTAATCCGGAACTTGCGATGACCGGTGAAATATCTTTGCGTGGACGCGTACTACCCGTTGGCGGAATCAAAGAAAAAATCCTCGCCGCAGTTTCTCTCGGAATGAAACGGGTTCTTATCCCGTCACAGAATGTGAAAGACCTTGAAGATATTCCAGACGAACTTCGCAGCATGATCGAAATTACCCCGATCGAAAGAATAGAAGAAGTATGGCCGATAGCTAAAATGAAATAG
- a CDS encoding helix-hairpin-helix domain-containing protein, whose product MTNAKPDILKSFRTLPGVGKSIAEDLWDMGYRSLDEMKREDPETMYLRLEELAGKHVDRCMLYVFRCVVYCVNNEQRDPHLEKWWSWKD is encoded by the coding sequence ATGACAAATGCAAAGCCTGATATCCTGAAAAGTTTCCGCACCCTGCCCGGGGTAGGTAAGTCAATTGCCGAAGACCTCTGGGATATGGGTTATCGCTCCCTTGATGAAATGAAGAGGGAAGATCCGGAAACCATGTATCTCCGGCTTGAAGAATTAGCCGGAAAGCACGTGGACCGTTGCATGCTTTATGTTTTCAGGTGCGTTGTCTACTGCGTCAATAACGAACAACGCGACCCGCATCTCGAAAAATGGTGGAGTTGGAAGGACTGA